A section of the Oncorhynchus nerka isolate Pitt River linkage group LG3, Oner_Uvic_2.0, whole genome shotgun sequence genome encodes:
- the LOC115110895 gene encoding MKI67 FHA domain-interacting nucleolar phosphoprotein-like — protein sequence MKKRPKKTGGVRLIVTKIFAETMNNYLMGEILIKCNQVPTEVHEELFVGSQRAFKKLWLATTRHTPEEVKEMAGRLLHKEAKLRKRLAEKGIHYDFPGFASQVQHNKKLDDTVNASTCNET from the exons ATGAAGAAGCGACCCAAAAAG acaggTGGAGTTCGACTGATTGTCACCAAGATCTTTGCTGAGACAATGAACAACTACCTGATGGGCGAGATACTGATCAAAT GTAATCAGGTTCCTACTGAGGTGCATGAGGAGTTGTTTGTGGGATCACAGAGAGCTTTTAAGAAGCTGTGGCTCGCTACAACGAGACACACACCAGAGGAGGTCAAGGAGATGGCCGGACGACTCCTACATAAAGAGGCCAAGCTCCGTAAAAGGCTGGCAGAGAAGGGAATCCACTACGACTTCCCAGGGTTT GCTTCTCAAGTGCAACATAATAAAAAGTTAGATGACACTGTGAATGCATCCACGTGTAATGAG ACGTGA